Within the Anaerolineales bacterium genome, the region GATGCAAACTACTCCGCCGACGGGGACGCCCTTGCATCATGGGGATTTGGGTTTGGGGAGCGGCGCGACTTGCAGTACAGGCGGATTGCCCACAGCGTGCCGATATCGAGGATCAGGGAAGCAATGACGATTGGGAGGATCCAGTCCTCGGCCATTATCGCCCTACCAGATGCCCGGAGGCGTCCTCCTCATTCTTCGGTCGGGTTGCGCGCAAAGCGTCCAGGCCCGATCTCGTCCGCCCGCCGGGTCGCGCGGCCCAGGCTCAAGGTCAATGCGCGCCATCGGTGCGGTGGGCTTGATGGTGACGCCTGCCGGAGCCCGCTCGGCGGCAACGGCCGGCTGCCGAACCGGCACCACCAGCCGACGTACCATCACCGCCTGGTCGCAAACTGGCTGCAGTCCCAGGCGTTCGAGGATGTCGTTGAGCCAGCCCTGGTAGGAGCGGACAACGATGTACACCGGCCGGCCGGGGCGCCGGGGGATGGTGGAGAAGAATGATTGCAGCAGGTCGTCAACCGAGTCCACGGCTGGGTGCAGGTATGGCTGGACCCACGTGCCGAGTGGGCCGCGATCAGTGCTCAAGTACGCGAGGATCTCACTTTGTTGTCCATGGACCCAGCCGCGGCCATTCCTGTGTGGCGGGGGCTCGACCTGTTGAACCAGGGCCGGAACCAGATTGGCATACAACATGGCCACGGCGATTTCATCCCCGGCGCCCTCGTGCCTCCAGGCGGCGGGCGCTGGGCTGGCCGCGTGGAGAGAGCCGACCTCGGGCGGCGGATCGAGGCGCCAAATACGTTGGCGGGCATAGACTGCGAAGCCCGCACGCCTCAATGCCTCGAAGGCTGGCAAGTGTTCATCGACCTCGGCCACAAGATGCCGGGCTCCCTGGCTGCCGGCAGCCCGCGTCAGGGCGTCCAGCAATTGCATCCCCGGCCACTCATTGAGGGTATCAGCCGGGCTGACGAAGGTCAGGCGGGCCAGGGAGTCTTGGTGCCGGTACAGGTACTGACCGATGCAGTCCGGTCCGTCCCCTCCCTGGGCGCGTGCCACCAACGTGCAGGCGGACTGGATGGGATTCAGGGCATCGAGCACGGCGTGCTGCAGGGTGTTGGGGCCGCGAGTGTAGGCGAGTTGCGCGTCCAGACACAGACCACCGGCGCGCAGACGGTGAAGGAGCGACAGGTCGCGCCAGTCAAAGGGCCGGATCACCCCGCCACCTGCCGACAGAAGTAGTCGTGGAAGCGGTCGTCGCCCGTAAGTTCGGGATGGAAGGCAGTCGCCAGCCAGCGACCTTGTCGGGCGGCGACAATCACTGGCTGCCCGCCGGGCGCAGCCGGTGGCAGGCTGGCGAGAATCTCCACCTGGGAGCCGATGTCCTCGATGATCGGGGCCCGAATGAACACGGCGTGAAACGGCCGGGTCGGATCCGGCAAGGCTAACACCGTCAGGTCGGCTTCAAAGCTGGCCACCTGGCGGCCGAAAGCGTTGCGCTGCACGCTGATATCCATTAGCCCCAACAAGGGCTGGTCTCGATGAACCTCGCGCGACAGCAAGATAGCGCCGGCGCAGGTCCCCCAGATACCCCGCCCGGCCCCGAAGGCTCGCAGCGGCTCCATCAGATCGAAGCGAGTGGCCAGCTTGCCGATGGTGGTCGACTCGCCGCCGGGGATGATCAGGCCGTCGAGGCTCTCCAGGTCTGTGGGGAGTCGGACCTCGTGAGTCTCGACCCCGAGGCGCCGAAGGACGGCAGCATGTTCGGCGAAGTCGCCCTGCAGGGCCAGCACGCCAATCCTCATGGCCTGACCTGCTTCTGCTTGCCCGACCAGGCGTCGACCTCGATGGCGAAGACACTCGTCGCATCGAGCTCGGCCTGCGTGATCGGCCGGTAGTCGCGCCCCGGCCGGCGGTCCGGGAAGTGCTTGTCGAGCAGACCTTGCAGGCCGTGCTGCTTCTCATCATCGCTTTCAACGAGGCGGGCCCGGCCAAACACGATCACGCTGGCGTACTCGTTGCTGAACTCCATGGCGGTGTCGGCCGGGAGCAGGCGGCCGATCTCGGCAACGCTGAAGCACACCCGCGGATTTTGGAGGATGTTCTGCCGGGTTCTGCCATCGAGGGCGGTGTGAATGTAGATGCGGCGGGCGGCCGGGTCGTAGCAATACAGGCTGGTGTGCAGAAAGGGCTGGTTGTCGATGGAGGTGGCGGTGACGCCGAACTGCGCCCGAGCGAGCAGAGCCTCGATTTCCCGCTCGCCGGGCATTGCCCGATCCGAGCGCCGCAGCCGAGTCCAGTCGCTGTCGGTCATACTGGTTCGAGGCCGAGGCCGCGACGGCTGCCTGGGCCTACCAGCCGCGACTGGCCAGGCGCTCGGACTCGTGCAGCGAGCTGACGCCGATCCCGACCATCGGTTCGCCCAGGTCCTTGCTGACCTCGGCCAGGATCTGGGGATCGTTGTAGTGGGTGACGGCGGCGACGATCGCCCGGGCGCGCCGCTCAGGATCGCCGGACTTGAAGATGCCTGATCCGACGAACACCCCATCGACGCCCAGCTGCATCATCAGGGCGGCATCGGCGGGGGTAGCCACCCCGCCGGCGGCGAAGTTGACCACAGGCAGGCGGCCCAGCTCGCGGGTGTCCTTGACCAGGTCGTAGGGCGCGCCGATCTCCTTGGCGTAGGCCATTAGCTCTTCCGGGGCCATGGTCTGCAGTCGGCGGATCTCGCCCAGCACGGCCCGAGCATGGCGTACGGCTTCGACCACGTCACCCGTGCCGGCCTCGCCCTTGGTCCGGATCATGGCCGCGCCTTCGCCGATGCGGCGCAGCGCCTCGCCCAGGTCGCGGCAGCCACATACGAACGGCACCTTGAAGGCATGTTTGTCAATGTGGTGGTTCTCATCGGCCGGGGTCAAGACCTCGGATTCGTCGATGTAGTCGACGCCGATGGCCTCGAGAATCTGGGCCTCAACGAAGTGCCCGATGCGGCACTTGGCCATCACCGGGATGCTGACCGAATGCATGATGCTCTGGATCAGGCCCGGGTCGCTCATGCGGGCGATCCCGCCCTGGACCCGGATGTCCGCCGGCACGCGCTCCAGGGCCATGACCGACACTGCCCCTGCCGCCTCGGCTAACCGGGCGTGTTCTGGCGTGACCACGTCCATGATCACGCCTCCCTTGAGCATCTGGGCCAGGCCTTTCTTCAAGGCGAACGTGCCGACTTCCTTTTCCACCCTCGCCTCCTGATGGGATTCCCTGTCTTCGACCGGATTCTACCATGAGCCTCGTTCGACGGCCGTCGAACGCCGCGGGGCGGGACTTGACAAACACGCGGCTTGTAATACAATGCTACAAAGATACAAACAGACAATGAGACAATAAGGACAATCCAGGCGTGGAAATGTCGATTGACTTTCGCTCCAAGATCCCGATCTACATCCAAATCGTGGAGCAGGTCAAACAGCAGGTGGCGGCGAGTGGGCTGCAGCCGGGCGAACAACTGCCGACCGTGCGCCAGCTGGCGGCCGATCTGCGAGTGAACTTCAACACCATTGCCCGCGCCTATCGTCTGCTGGATGAAGCCGGGCTGATCTCCACCCAGCAGGGGCGGGGGACTTACGTGGTGGGAACCCCGCCGGACACCATCACTGGCGCGCTGCGCCTTGAGACGCTGCGCACCCTGGCCCGCTTGTATCTGACCGATGCCGCCCGTCTGGGCTTGACGCCGGACGAGGTCGCCTCCGTCACGATCGAGAGTATCGAACGCTGGCGGCAGCTGGGCATTCCTCCAGCCGAAGCCGATCCAGCCTAGGGCGGCAACCCCGCTCAGAGAGGATGAGACGATGGCCCGCAGAGAGACAACCCCCAATCAGTCGCCTCCGGCGCAAGCCCCCAACCGCGTCTCAAGCATTGGCCTGACGGCCTTCTTCGTGATGATCGGCGTGTATATCGTCGTCCTGATCCTGCTGATGCAGCAGGGGGCGAGCGCCTGGTTGATCGCCGGGGTCTCGGCACTGCTGTTCGGCCTGGCGGTCTACTTCCTGCTGGCGATCAAGATTGCAGCCCAATGGGAGAAAGCGGTCGTGTTGCGCCTGGGGCGCTTCCGCGGCCTGCGCGGCCCGGGGCTATTCTGGATCGTGCCGATCGTCGACGCGGTGACCTCGTGGATCGACCACCGGGTGATCGTCACCCGCTTTATCGCCGAGAAGACGCTCACCAAGGACACCGTGCCGGTCGATGTCGACGCGGTTCTGTTCTGGCTGGTGTGGGACGCGGAGAAGGCGGCGTTGGAGGTCGAGGACTACCAGGCGGCAATCGCCTGGGCGGCTCAGACGGCGCTGCGCGAGGTGATCGGCCAGATGGAATTGGCCGATATCCTGGTCGGCCGGGCGATGATGGACAAGGACCTGCAGCGAATCATCGACGAGCGCACCACGCCCTGGGGGATCACAGTGCAATCGGTTGAGATCCGCGACATCGTCATCCCGCAGGCGCTGGAAGACGCCATGAGCCGTCAGGCCCAGGCCGAGCGCGAGCGCCAGGCACGGGTGATCCTGGGGGAATCGGAGAAACAGATCGCGTCCTCGTTTGCTAAGGCAGCTGAGAGCTATGTCGACAATCCGACGGCTCTCCACCTACGGGCGATGAACATGCTGTACGAGGGTCTGAAGGAGAAGGGGGCACTGGTGATCGTGCCCTCGACTGCCGTCGAGACCATGGGCCTGGGCGGGCTATCCGGCTTGGTGTCGCTGGCGGGCACCCGGCCCCCGAAGGAATAGACCGTGGCCGAGACAGTGGCATGGGAGTATCGAGGCGGGACCTTCGGGGCACCTTCAGCGCACCCAAGGATCCGGCGGTTGAGGCGGCGCAGGACGCCTGGGGAGCCCGGGGCTAGGAAGTCGTCGGCCTGGTCCAGCGCCAATCCAGTTAGCATATCTTCGTGGTGGCCTACCGCCCGACCCGTGGCGCCGTCCGGTGCAGCGTTTCACCATAGGAATCTTCCCCAGCGAGCGGGAGGTTTCACGTGAAACCTCCCGCCGGGTCGGTTCCGGATCTTCCGGCGGGGCCGTCGTCGGTCCAGGACATTCCTCACCGACGCCTGGGAAGCAGCCCCCCGCGGTGGCTGGGCAGCTCAACCTCTCGCTCCCAGGCCTATGCCCTTGGGGCCCGAATCATGGGCGAAACGGCTCGGCTCGGTCGGCCCGGT harbors:
- the pdxT gene encoding pyridoxal 5'-phosphate synthase glutaminase subunit PdxT, whose protein sequence is MRIGVLALQGDFAEHAAVLRRLGVETHEVRLPTDLESLDGLIIPGGESTTIGKLATRFDLMEPLRAFGAGRGIWGTCAGAILLSREVHRDQPLLGLMDISVQRNAFGRQVASFEADLTVLALPDPTRPFHAVFIRAPIIEDIGSQVEILASLPPAAPGGQPVIVAARQGRWLATAFHPELTGDDRFHDYFCRQVAG
- a CDS encoding pyridoxamine 5'-phosphate oxidase family protein, with amino-acid sequence MTDSDWTRLRRSDRAMPGEREIEALLARAQFGVTATSIDNQPFLHTSLYCYDPAARRIYIHTALDGRTRQNILQNPRVCFSVAEIGRLLPADTAMEFSNEYASVIVFGRARLVESDDEKQHGLQGLLDKHFPDRRPGRDYRPITQAELDATSVFAIEVDAWSGKQKQVRP
- the pdxS gene encoding pyridoxal 5'-phosphate synthase lyase subunit PdxS, producing the protein MEKEVGTFALKKGLAQMLKGGVIMDVVTPEHARLAEAAGAVSVMALERVPADIRVQGGIARMSDPGLIQSIMHSVSIPVMAKCRIGHFVEAQILEAIGVDYIDESEVLTPADENHHIDKHAFKVPFVCGCRDLGEALRRIGEGAAMIRTKGEAGTGDVVEAVRHARAVLGEIRRLQTMAPEELMAYAKEIGAPYDLVKDTRELGRLPVVNFAAGGVATPADAALMMQLGVDGVFVGSGIFKSGDPERRARAIVAAVTHYNDPQILAEVSKDLGEPMVGIGVSSLHESERLASRGW
- a CDS encoding GntR family transcriptional regulator yields the protein MSIDFRSKIPIYIQIVEQVKQQVAASGLQPGEQLPTVRQLAADLRVNFNTIARAYRLLDEAGLISTQQGRGTYVVGTPPDTITGALRLETLRTLARLYLTDAARLGLTPDEVASVTIESIERWRQLGIPPAEADPA
- a CDS encoding slipin family protein, coding for MARRETTPNQSPPAQAPNRVSSIGLTAFFVMIGVYIVVLILLMQQGASAWLIAGVSALLFGLAVYFLLAIKIAAQWEKAVVLRLGRFRGLRGPGLFWIVPIVDAVTSWIDHRVIVTRFIAEKTLTKDTVPVDVDAVLFWLVWDAEKAALEVEDYQAAIAWAAQTALREVIGQMELADILVGRAMMDKDLQRIIDERTTPWGITVQSVEIRDIVIPQALEDAMSRQAQAERERQARVILGESEKQIASSFAKAAESYVDNPTALHLRAMNMLYEGLKEKGALVIVPSTAVETMGLGGLSGLVSLAGTRPPKE